From the Bacteroidia bacterium genome, one window contains:
- the rimO gene encoding 30S ribosomal protein S12 methylthiotransferase RimO, translating to MARSPRQRISIVTLGCSKNTVDSEVLMHQLDVNGLSIVDDPNDADTVIINTCGFIDAAKEESVNTILEASELKKAGTIQQLYVAGCLSERYRSDLEAELPEVDKFFGVTDFAAILETLGGSFKRELLGERHLSTPSHTAYLKISEGCDRPCSFCSIPLMRGGHVSKRMEEIVHEAKFLRTLGTKELVLIAQDTTSYGLDLYGERRLPTLLDELSAIQGLEWIRLMYAYPSHFPLGTLDIIRERDALCRYIDIPIQHIDDAVLKSMRRGITRRATEELLEEMRKRVPGIAIRTTLIVGYPGETDAAFETLYDFVRQTEFDRLGVFLYSQEENTSSWILGDPVPRSVKEERRDAIMDLQSGISAKKNDQRIGQQLRILLDAVEGEFAIGRTEFDAPEVDNEVLISVNEFDGPPPIGDFVDAVITEAAEYDLVATLRR from the coding sequence ATGGCCCGATCCCCCCGCCAGCGTATTTCTATCGTCACCCTCGGCTGCTCGAAAAATACGGTGGATTCAGAAGTATTGATGCATCAGCTCGACGTCAACGGACTCAGCATTGTCGATGATCCCAACGACGCCGATACGGTGATCATCAACACCTGTGGCTTTATCGATGCGGCGAAAGAGGAATCGGTCAATACCATACTCGAAGCCTCCGAACTGAAGAAAGCCGGCACCATACAGCAGCTCTACGTAGCCGGTTGCCTCTCGGAACGCTACCGCAGCGATCTCGAAGCCGAGCTTCCGGAGGTGGATAAATTCTTCGGCGTCACGGATTTTGCCGCAATTCTCGAAACACTGGGGGGCAGTTTCAAACGGGAATTGCTCGGTGAGCGGCATCTCAGCACACCGTCGCATACTGCCTATCTCAAAATTTCCGAAGGTTGCGACCGTCCGTGCTCTTTCTGCTCCATTCCTCTCATGCGGGGCGGTCATGTTTCGAAACGCATGGAGGAGATTGTGCATGAAGCGAAATTCCTCCGCACCCTTGGTACCAAAGAACTCGTACTCATAGCTCAGGACACCACGTCATACGGTCTCGATCTGTACGGAGAGCGGCGTCTTCCCACACTGCTCGACGAGCTTTCCGCCATACAGGGTCTCGAATGGATACGCCTGATGTACGCGTATCCCTCACATTTTCCGCTCGGGACGCTCGATATCATCAGAGAGCGCGACGCGCTGTGCCGCTACATTGACATACCGATACAGCACATCGACGACGCCGTTCTCAAGTCCATGCGGCGCGGTATCACTCGTCGTGCCACCGAAGAACTGCTGGAGGAAATGCGCAAGCGCGTCCCCGGCATCGCCATCAGGACCACGCTGATCGTCGGGTATCCCGGTGAAACGGATGCCGCTTTCGAGACGCTCTACGATTTCGTGCGTCAAACCGAATTTGATCGGCTCGGTGTTTTTCTCTATTCCCAGGAGGAAAATACCTCGTCCTGGATACTCGGCGATCCTGTCCCGCGCTCCGTCAAGGAAGAACGTCGCGACGCTATCATGGATCTGCAAAGTGGTATTTCGGCGAAGAAAAACGACCAGCGCATCGGGCAGCAACTCCGTATCCTCCTCGACGCGGTGGAAGGAGAATTCGCCATCGGCCGTACCGAGTTCGATGCGCCCGAGGTGGACAATGAAGTTCTCATTTCAGTCAACGAATTTGACGGACCTCCACCCATTGGAGATTTCGTCGATGCGGTCATCACTGAAGCGGCGGAATACGATCTCGTCGCGACACTCCGGAGGTGA
- a CDS encoding fumarylacetoacetate hydrolase family protein: MPEVILRSATHPVSIGSMYCIGRNYLRHIQELENEVNAEPVLFLKPAASLITEGRMIELPAYSSDVHHETELVLLIGREGRHIAEEQALDYLAGAGIGLDLTARDTQQKLKEKGLPWTLAKGFETAACVSDFLPLSMLPPLDSLRFTLQVNGALRQEGDTSLMIFSVPRILAFISSIVTLLPGDLIFTGTPHGVAAIHEGDVLDLRLGDALLATFRVRGEGNE; the protein is encoded by the coding sequence ATGCCAGAAGTGATTCTTCGTTCCGCCACTCACCCCGTTTCCATTGGAAGCATGTACTGTATCGGGAGGAATTACCTACGACATATTCAGGAACTGGAAAACGAGGTGAACGCCGAACCAGTGCTTTTCCTCAAGCCCGCAGCCTCGTTGATCACCGAAGGACGCATGATAGAACTGCCTGCGTACAGCAGTGATGTGCATCACGAAACGGAACTGGTGCTGCTCATCGGACGGGAAGGACGACATATAGCGGAGGAGCAGGCCTTGGACTACCTGGCCGGCGCGGGTATCGGTCTGGATCTCACCGCGCGTGATACGCAGCAGAAGCTCAAGGAAAAGGGGTTACCGTGGACGCTCGCGAAGGGCTTTGAAACAGCGGCCTGCGTGTCGGATTTTCTTCCGCTTTCCATGCTGCCTCCCCTGGACTCGCTGCGCTTCACGTTGCAGGTAAACGGCGCGCTACGGCAAGAGGGTGATACGTCGCTCATGATATTCAGCGTACCGCGTATACTCGCCTTCATCAGTTCCATCGTGACGCTCCTTCCGGGCGACCTCATTTTTACCGGTACGCCGCATGGCGTGGCCGCGATACATGAAGGAGACGTGCTTGACCTGCGTCTGGGCGATGCGCTGCTGGCGACGTTCCGCGTGCGCGGGGAGGGGAACGAATGA
- the kdsB gene encoding 3-deoxy-manno-octulosonate cytidylyltransferase, producing the protein MSTQTLLIVIPARYASSRFPGKPLADIHGKPMIQHVYDRCIAAQPDAQVLVATDDMRIESVVRSFGGEVVMTPESLQSGSERAAWVARDLPHSIVVNVQGDEPLLPAETLDAAIAPLLADPEVDIGTAACALDAPADVADPNVVKVVMDGRGRAMYFSRAPIPHVRDADAAEAPWFRHVGIYAFRREALLRFAALPQGRLELLEKLEQLRALEHGMSIGVGITTQLSQAVDTPADLERVRAMCL; encoded by the coding sequence ATGAGCACGCAGACATTGCTCATCGTGATTCCAGCCCGCTATGCCTCGTCGCGCTTTCCTGGAAAGCCGCTGGCGGACATCCACGGTAAGCCGATGATTCAGCATGTGTACGATCGCTGTATCGCCGCGCAACCGGACGCGCAGGTACTCGTCGCAACCGATGATATGCGCATCGAAAGCGTGGTCCGTTCGTTCGGCGGAGAAGTGGTCATGACGCCCGAGTCGCTGCAATCCGGATCGGAACGCGCCGCCTGGGTTGCCAGGGATCTGCCCCACTCTATCGTCGTCAATGTCCAGGGAGACGAACCACTGCTCCCGGCGGAAACGCTCGATGCGGCAATCGCGCCGCTTCTCGCCGACCCGGAGGTGGACATCGGCACCGCTGCATGCGCGCTCGACGCACCGGCGGACGTCGCCGATCCCAATGTTGTCAAGGTGGTGATGGACGGACGTGGACGCGCGATGTATTTTTCGCGCGCGCCCATTCCGCACGTTCGGGACGCAGACGCCGCAGAGGCACCCTGGTTCAGGCATGTGGGAATTTACGCGTTCCGGCGCGAGGCACTGCTACGTTTTGCGGCTCTGCCCCAGGGACGGCTCGAGCTGCTGGAAAAACTCGAACAGCTTCGCGCTCTCGAGCATGGCATGAGCATCGGCGTGGGTATCACGACGCAACTCTCCCAGGCGGTGGATACACCTGCCGACCTCGAACGGGTGAGGGCGATGTGCTTATGA
- a CDS encoding GNAT family N-acetyltransferase — MSITVQPVSGSAGTRKFIKLQWKFYQGDRNWVPPLLMDRKKVLNTRKNPFFRHSDMQLFIAERNGEAVGRIAAIVNRNHNQTHGDKVGFFGFFECINVQEVADALFDAAANWLRAKGMDTMRGPMNPSVNDEIGMLVDGFDRPPVLLMTYNPRYYPLLVETYGFKKEKDLYAYLLRHDDVLTPKLERGQQIVRDRYGVSVRDVDFRNLARETATLKDLYNRIWEANWGAVAMTDAEFDFLANDLKQAVGKFKDLVFYLLKDGEPIGFTLFLPDLNQVLIHNSSGAILPALYHIATKTKSINLGRIIALGVLPQYRGKGLDSVMYYEVLKRAAAHGIFLGEASWVLEDNEMMNRGAKMMNAERYKTYRIYDVSI; from the coding sequence ATGAGTATTACTGTGCAACCCGTCTCCGGCAGCGCCGGGACACGAAAGTTCATTAAACTGCAATGGAAATTCTATCAGGGCGACCGGAATTGGGTACCCCCGCTCCTGATGGACAGAAAAAAGGTGCTCAATACCAGGAAGAATCCTTTCTTCCGACATTCGGATATGCAGCTCTTCATTGCCGAGCGCAACGGCGAAGCTGTCGGACGCATCGCCGCCATCGTGAATCGAAATCATAACCAGACGCACGGCGACAAGGTGGGATTCTTCGGCTTCTTCGAGTGTATCAACGTGCAGGAAGTCGCCGATGCGCTATTCGACGCCGCCGCGAACTGGCTGCGCGCAAAAGGCATGGATACCATGCGCGGACCGATGAATCCTTCGGTCAATGATGAAATCGGGATGCTCGTGGACGGTTTCGACCGCCCCCCCGTGCTCCTCATGACCTACAATCCCCGCTACTATCCCCTGCTCGTCGAGACCTACGGTTTCAAAAAGGAGAAAGATCTCTACGCGTATCTCCTGCGGCACGACGACGTCCTTACGCCGAAACTGGAACGGGGACAACAGATCGTCCGCGATCGATACGGCGTCAGTGTCCGCGATGTGGATTTTCGTAATCTCGCACGCGAAACCGCGACGCTCAAGGACCTCTACAATCGCATCTGGGAGGCGAATTGGGGCGCGGTGGCAATGACTGACGCGGAGTTCGATTTTCTCGCAAACGATCTGAAACAAGCGGTCGGCAAATTCAAGGATCTGGTGTTCTATCTCCTGAAGGACGGTGAGCCCATCGGCTTCACCCTCTTTCTCCCGGACTTGAACCAGGTGCTTATACACAACAGCAGTGGAGCGATTCTGCCGGCGCTGTACCACATCGCCACCAAAACCAAGTCCATCAATCTCGGGAGAATTATCGCTCTCGGCGTCCTCCCGCAATATCGCGGCAAAGGACTGGATTCGGTGATGTACTATGAGGTGCTCAAACGCGCCGCTGCGCATGGTATCTTTCTCGGTGAGGCCTCCTGGGTTCTGGAGGACAACGAAATGATGAACCGAGGAGCGAAAATGATGAACGCAGAGCGGTACAAGACGTATCGCATTTACGACGTGTCCATCTGA
- a CDS encoding M23 family metallopeptidase, producing the protein MNLRALRAGTTRARVLFGVMIAALAAALLLRPTQTTSTAGEDPPPVVYNPAETEWDDYLWPTDAGTKRTSDFAEFRKTHFHAGIDVSTGGQIGYKVFAARDGWLHALSFEPGGYGWFLVLRHYDGYYTCYAHLDRPVEGILNAWYQKLSAAGRSFGEIVWAGDTVHVKRGELIAYTGDTGAGPPHLHFEVRDRDYNPVNPGLSRHLRPVDSLPPEVKGIMLVPLDAGATIDGKWTSKLLTPSGAGSATTVKGLPVLRGRVGILLRAHDRANGATDYPTPYRIRLLVDGKEYFSSTARRFADTLGFHIRIDRDHSLMQAMKGEFRKLYREEGNLLEFYLPQSLDAGVLTAERLGGGRKALRIIAEDLAGNQTSVLMNVSLAFDNAMHIGGTDNRLSLRLQRSAGCSGISLEDASSKGSARLAGWNAREASEGVTVDLQKYRDRTLRVVSTDSSGHQQLHAVFVAGRAAPTASRLNVRREFHFDELVLELRLATPFASPPEVLLLQGGRSERGRVYPLDAARYRATVPAWEGLDGMAIVQVRYATGGESHTYTDSLRMTLVSARRGGVLRSADGAFALRFAPGDVLRSTLYTVARVGADSIPGYRVYPSDIPLTGRPRAEFARVADADHAFVAVQAPMRKYTEERRPGVVTARIGRFAGDYTLLRDMSGPSVSIDVAMKSREPIRIAVRDSLSGVDLASVIARIDGVIVPLQFDERRYQLYVPAEVFKRHGGKELTVSARDRVGNETKVSRKFR; encoded by the coding sequence ATGAACCTGCGTGCTCTGCGTGCCGGGACGACCCGCGCCCGGGTGCTCTTCGGCGTGATGATAGCCGCTCTCGCAGCCGCGCTGCTGCTGCGACCGACGCAGACCACCAGCACGGCCGGGGAGGATCCACCACCAGTGGTCTACAATCCCGCCGAGACCGAATGGGATGATTACCTCTGGCCCACCGACGCGGGCACAAAGCGCACGTCGGATTTCGCCGAGTTTCGCAAGACACATTTTCACGCCGGCATCGATGTCAGTACCGGCGGACAAATCGGATACAAGGTCTTCGCCGCACGTGATGGGTGGCTGCACGCACTGAGTTTTGAACCGGGAGGGTATGGCTGGTTTCTCGTGTTGCGCCACTACGATGGCTACTACACCTGCTATGCGCATCTCGACAGACCTGTTGAGGGTATTCTCAACGCCTGGTATCAGAAATTGAGCGCCGCGGGGCGCTCTTTCGGAGAGATCGTTTGGGCCGGTGACACGGTGCACGTGAAACGCGGAGAGTTGATCGCCTACACCGGCGATACCGGTGCCGGACCTCCGCATCTCCATTTCGAAGTGCGGGACCGCGACTATAATCCGGTGAATCCGGGTCTGTCCCGGCATTTGCGTCCTGTGGATTCGCTGCCACCGGAAGTGAAGGGCATTATGCTTGTCCCGCTCGACGCCGGCGCGACGATTGACGGGAAGTGGACCTCCAAATTGCTGACTCCGTCCGGTGCGGGAAGTGCCACGACCGTGAAAGGATTGCCGGTGTTGCGCGGGCGGGTGGGGATTCTGCTGCGCGCGCATGACCGGGCAAATGGCGCGACGGACTATCCGACGCCGTACCGCATTCGATTACTGGTGGACGGGAAGGAGTATTTTTCGTCCACCGCTCGTCGTTTTGCCGACACGCTGGGATTTCATATACGCATAGATCGCGATCATTCGCTCATGCAGGCGATGAAGGGGGAGTTCCGAAAGCTGTACCGAGAAGAGGGAAACCTGCTCGAATTCTATCTGCCCCAGTCACTCGATGCGGGAGTTCTGACCGCAGAGCGGCTCGGAGGCGGGCGGAAGGCACTGCGAATTATCGCAGAAGATCTCGCGGGGAATCAGACCTCGGTATTGATGAATGTGTCGCTTGCCTTCGATAACGCAATGCATATTGGCGGTACTGACAACCGACTCTCGCTGCGCTTACAGCGTTCTGCGGGCTGTAGCGGGATTTCCCTCGAGGATGCCTCGTCCAAAGGGAGCGCACGGCTCGCGGGTTGGAACGCACGCGAAGCGAGTGAGGGAGTGACGGTGGATCTGCAGAAATACCGCGACCGAACGTTGCGAGTCGTCAGTACGGATTCATCCGGGCATCAGCAGCTTCACGCGGTGTTTGTCGCGGGTCGTGCGGCGCCGACAGCGAGTCGGCTGAACGTCCGGCGGGAGTTCCATTTTGATGAGCTCGTCCTGGAGCTTCGACTCGCGACGCCCTTTGCTTCACCACCGGAGGTGCTGCTTTTACAGGGTGGAAGATCGGAGCGTGGCAGGGTGTATCCCCTCGACGCCGCACGGTATCGCGCCACAGTGCCTGCCTGGGAAGGACTCGACGGTATGGCGATCGTACAGGTCCGCTACGCGACGGGCGGAGAATCCCACACGTACACCGATTCACTGCGAATGACACTTGTCAGTGCCAGGAGAGGCGGCGTGTTGCGCTCCGCCGATGGCGCGTTTGCGCTCCGCTTCGCTCCCGGGGATGTGCTGCGATCCACGCTGTACACCGTTGCGCGCGTTGGAGCCGACAGCATACCAGGATATCGGGTGTATCCATCCGATATACCTCTTACGGGGAGACCGAGGGCGGAATTTGCGCGCGTCGCAGATGCCGATCACGCGTTCGTTGCCGTGCAGGCGCCGATGCGAAAGTACACCGAAGAGCGAAGGCCCGGAGTCGTTACAGCGCGCATCGGCCGCTTCGCGGGCGATTATACGCTCCTGCGGGACATGAGCGGACCATCCGTCAGCATCGACGTAGCGATGAAAAGTCGCGAACCCATACGTATCGCCGTGCGGGATTCACTTTCCGGAGTGGATCTAGCCAGTGTCATAGCGCGCATTGACGGCGTGATTGTGCCGCTGCAATTCGACGAACGTCGTTATCAGCTTTACGTACCTGCGGAGGTGTTCAAGCGACACGGCGGGAAGGAATTGACCGTCTCCGCGAGGGACAGGGTGGGGAATGAAACGAAGGTGAGCCGGAAGTTCCGTTGA
- a CDS encoding PorT family protein — protein MKRTSIFFATALLLAGLHIAQAQGIRMGERAWYTIRGGLFVGLNQSFHNGDVPLLPTQENSYYGDAGNTNLVFGVHGEKAVTRYVVLGVRAAFDQMSGEVEGNFTEPYRIADDNGAVYTVNRDHAADYTLNYLSFGFYSKLYPMGGPGFFVLGGANLGALLKGDFAHTATISEPDWARGSVSATQSGDIPDANNLRYALQLGLGYDFFHRYGFVTPMLSYEFGLNPVSNATYADSWNVNNLRLLIDLTFPIP, from the coding sequence ATGAAACGCACAAGCATTTTCTTCGCAACGGCTCTGCTGCTGGCCGGGCTGCATATCGCACAGGCACAAGGTATCCGCATGGGCGAACGAGCCTGGTACACCATTCGAGGCGGTCTGTTTGTCGGACTGAATCAAAGTTTCCACAATGGTGATGTCCCTCTCCTTCCGACGCAGGAAAACAGCTATTACGGCGACGCCGGAAACACGAATCTCGTCTTCGGCGTCCACGGTGAAAAGGCCGTCACGCGCTATGTCGTTCTCGGCGTGCGTGCGGCCTTCGATCAGATGTCCGGCGAGGTGGAGGGAAACTTCACCGAACCCTATCGCATCGCGGACGACAACGGTGCCGTATACACTGTCAATCGTGACCATGCGGCGGACTACACGTTGAATTACCTGAGCTTTGGATTCTACTCCAAGCTCTACCCCATGGGTGGCCCCGGATTCTTTGTGCTCGGCGGCGCCAATCTTGGTGCCCTGCTCAAGGGGGACTTCGCTCATACCGCGACAATCAGCGAACCCGATTGGGCGCGCGGCTCCGTTTCGGCAACACAGAGCGGAGATATTCCCGACGCGAATAACCTCCGCTACGCGTTACAGCTGGGGCTTGGCTATGACTTTTTTCACCGCTATGGTTTTGTCACACCAATGCTGAGTTACGAATTCGGGCTCAATCCGGTGAGCAACGCCACGTATGCGGATTCCTGGAATGTAAACAACCTCCGCTTACTCATCGACCTCACCTTCCCCATCCCCTGA
- a CDS encoding aminotransferase class I/II-fold pyridoxal phosphate-dependent enzyme: MEGIVKTTTRFFPGVSVDLFDKCRAFTRADEVKASGLYPYFRAIEENEGPIVSIEGRKVIMAGSNNYLGLTAHPKVKQAALDAVSRYGTGCSGSRYLTGTLVLHNELEERLAKFLNAETCLLFSTGYQTAQGIIPTLVQRGEYVVSDKDNHACIVAGNLMAKGAFANFERYKHNEMDDLERVIAKLPLEKGKLIVSDGVFSTTGEIVELPRLVEIAKKYNARILIDDAHSTGVIGVGGRGTASHFDLEKDVDMTMGTFSKTFASLGGFVVGERAVINYIKHHSPALIFSASPTPASVAAALAALDILEEKPELVGMLQANAQYMRDGFTRLGFNVLHGQTGVVPVIIGDDMKSFIFWKELFDAGVFVNVFISPGVPQGMQMLRTSFMATHEKEHLDRILEICGDIGKKLGIID; the protein is encoded by the coding sequence ATGGAAGGAATCGTTAAGACCACTACAAGATTTTTCCCAGGAGTTTCCGTGGATCTATTTGACAAATGCAGAGCGTTCACTCGGGCGGATGAGGTGAAGGCTTCCGGCCTGTACCCGTACTTTCGTGCTATCGAAGAAAACGAAGGCCCCATCGTCAGCATCGAGGGACGCAAAGTCATCATGGCCGGTTCGAACAATTATCTGGGGCTCACAGCGCATCCGAAAGTCAAGCAGGCCGCACTGGATGCGGTCAGCCGCTACGGCACCGGCTGCTCCGGCTCCCGCTATCTCACCGGCACGCTCGTCCTGCACAATGAGCTTGAAGAGCGACTGGCGAAATTCCTCAACGCCGAGACCTGTCTGCTGTTCTCCACAGGGTATCAGACTGCGCAGGGCATTATCCCAACGCTGGTGCAGCGCGGGGAGTACGTGGTGTCCGATAAGGACAATCATGCCTGCATCGTCGCCGGCAATCTGATGGCGAAAGGCGCTTTCGCGAATTTCGAGCGTTATAAGCACAACGAAATGGATGACCTCGAACGCGTCATTGCGAAACTACCGTTGGAAAAGGGCAAGCTGATTGTCTCCGACGGCGTGTTCAGTACCACCGGAGAGATCGTGGAACTGCCGCGTCTCGTTGAAATCGCCAAAAAGTACAATGCCCGCATTCTCATCGACGACGCACACTCGACAGGCGTTATCGGTGTCGGGGGACGAGGCACGGCGAGTCATTTCGACCTCGAAAAAGATGTGGACATGACGATGGGTACGTTCTCGAAAACCTTCGCCAGTCTCGGCGGCTTCGTCGTGGGGGAACGGGCGGTCATCAACTACATCAAGCATCACTCCCCCGCACTGATTTTCAGCGCCAGTCCCACGCCCGCCAGTGTGGCTGCCGCACTCGCCGCACTCGACATTCTGGAAGAAAAACCGGAACTGGTCGGCATGCTCCAGGCGAACGCCCAGTACATGCGCGACGGATTCACGAGGCTCGGCTTCAACGTGCTGCACGGACAAACCGGTGTCGTTCCCGTCATCATCGGCGACGATATGAAGAGCTTCATTTTCTGGAAAGAACTGTTCGATGCCGGGGTCTTCGTCAATGTGTTCATAAGCCCGGGCGTGCCGCAGGGCATGCAGATGCTCCGTACCAGTTTCATGGCAACGCACGAGAAAGAGCATCTCGACCGCATTCTTGAAATCTGCGGCGACATCGGGAAGAAGCTCGGTATCATTGACTAA